A region from the Nocardioides exalbidus genome encodes:
- the era gene encoding GTPase Era, translating to MSDEHDDELEGFDEHSDDEDELDDDDELDDDFDLSGVAPAGAFYQAPEGFRSGFASFVGRPNAGKSTLTNALVGQKIVITSSKPQTTRNVVRGIVHRDDAQLILVDTPGLHRPRTLLGERLNDLVRTTWAEVDVVAVCFPANEKIGPGDRFLVTELAKVRRTVRIAVATKTDLVTPEQLGQHLLDIQQLGAETSTEWAEIVPVSAKSGDQVQLLADLLVGLMPEGPPLYPDGDLTDAPEEALAADLIREAALEGVRDELPHSIAVVVEEMGLREGRPEDKPLLDIVANLYVERDSQKGIMIGHKGSRLRSVGTAARKQIEALLGTPVYLDLQVKIAKDWQRDPRQLRKLGF from the coding sequence ATGTCTGACGAGCACGACGACGAGCTCGAGGGCTTCGACGAGCACAGCGACGACGAAGACGAGCTGGACGACGATGACGAGCTGGACGACGACTTCGACCTGTCCGGCGTCGCGCCGGCAGGTGCGTTCTACCAGGCGCCGGAGGGCTTCCGGAGCGGCTTCGCGTCGTTCGTCGGGCGGCCCAACGCCGGCAAGTCGACGCTGACCAACGCGCTCGTCGGGCAGAAGATCGTCATCACCTCGTCCAAGCCGCAGACCACGCGCAACGTCGTGCGCGGGATCGTGCACCGCGACGACGCACAGCTGATCCTCGTCGACACCCCCGGCCTGCACCGGCCGCGGACCCTGCTCGGCGAGCGCCTCAACGACCTGGTCCGCACGACGTGGGCCGAGGTCGACGTGGTCGCGGTCTGCTTCCCGGCCAACGAGAAGATCGGTCCCGGTGACCGCTTCCTGGTCACCGAGCTGGCCAAGGTGCGCCGCACCGTGCGGATCGCCGTCGCCACCAAGACCGACCTGGTGACACCGGAGCAGCTGGGCCAGCACCTCCTCGACATCCAGCAGCTCGGCGCGGAGACCTCGACCGAGTGGGCGGAGATCGTGCCCGTCTCGGCGAAGTCGGGCGACCAGGTGCAGCTGCTGGCCGACCTGCTGGTCGGCCTGATGCCCGAGGGCCCGCCGCTCTACCCCGACGGCGACCTCACCGACGCCCCCGAGGAGGCGCTCGCCGCCGACCTCATCCGCGAGGCCGCGCTCGAGGGCGTGCGCGACGAGCTGCCCCACTCGATCGCCGTCGTCGTCGAGGAGATGGGACTGCGCGAGGGACGCCCCGAGGACAAGCCGCTGCTCGACATCGTGGCCAACCTCTACGTCGAGCGCGACTCCCAGAAGGGCATCATGATCGGTCACAAGGGCTCGCGCCTGCGCTCGGTCGGCACCGCCGCCCGCAAGCAGATCGAGGCGCTGCTCGGCACCCCGGTCTACCTCGACCTCCAGGTCAAGATCGCCAAGGACTGGCAGCGCGACCCGCGCCAGCTGCGCAAGCTCGGCTTCTGA